The genomic region CTGGTGGGGGTAAAACACTGGCCGCCGCGAGGGCAGTGTTTGTGAGAAACGCGATAGGGCGGTCAAATTGCCACGTCCGCCCTTAGCGGATCACCTGTGGCACCACTCGCACATCCCGGGTCTGACCATCCCGCCAGACCTTCAGGTTCACGGCTTCACCTGGCTTCTTGGAGAGCAGCACTGCCCGCAGGTCGTTGATGTTATTGATGGGGTTGCCGTCGGCCTCGAGCAGAATATCGCCATTGACCCCCAGCTCAATTACCTGGCCGGTACGAAGCTGAAGCTGCACCGTGCGGGTAGCCGCCCGCAGCCCGGCCCGTTCGGCGGGGCTCCCCCGCTCGACCTGCTGAATCATCAGGCCGGTATCGGGCAGGCGGTTCTGGCGGCGGATGTTCTCGGGGTATTCACTCATCGAGAGCAGCGACAGGGTCACGCCCAGGCGGGGGCGGGAACGCAGGATTTCCTCGGCAGTGATATCCTTGCCGGCCTTGAGGTCGGCCAGGTACTGCTTGGCCAGGTTGATGGGGATGGCAAAGCCGATGCCCGCCGACTGGGCGCTGCCAAAAGCCCCGGTGGTGCTGTAGATAAAGGTGTTGATGCCGATCACCTCGCCGCGGGAGTTGAGCAGCGGCCCCCCGGAGTTGCCGGGGTTGATGGCGGCATCGGTCTGGATTACGGTGGGCACAAAAGCACCCTTACCATCGCCGCTACCGTCGTTGGGGTTGCGCCGGATGGCCGAGACAATGCCTTCAGTGACGGTAAATTCCAGCCCAAACGGGTTGCCCATGGCAATGGCCTTCTGGCCTACGCGCACCTGGTCGGAGTCGGCCAGGCGCATGGGCTTGAGTTTCTCCCGCGGGGCCTGTACCCGGATCAGGGCCAGGTCGAGAGGCTCGGCACGGCCTACTACCCGGGCGGGGTAGCTTTTGGGGTCGTTGTGAAAGCGCACCGTAATCTGGTCGGCTCCCTCGATCACGTGGTAGTTGGTCAGGATCAGGCCATCCTGATCGAGCACAAAGCCTGAACCTGTACCTTCTTGTGGTTGAGGCTGCAAAAAGGGCGAGAAAAAGCCAAAGTCGCGGCCTGCCTGTGGCGCACTCCGCACCGCCACAAACACCACCCCATCCCCGCTGCGCTGCACAATATCCACAGTGTTGCGTTCGTTCTCGAGCAAAGCCCGGTTCTGGTCAAACGATTGCGCCTGGGTCTGCACTTGCGGCTCGCTAGGGGCCGGAAGCGGACTCTGACTCTTGCTCAGGTTGAACCAAAGTACCCCACCCCCCACCGTTAGGA from Meiothermus sp. harbors:
- a CDS encoding S1C family serine protease; amino-acid sequence: MSMRNASIALGLLLTVGGGVLWFNLSKSQSPLPAPSEPQVQTQAQSFDQNRALLENERNTVDIVQRSGDGVVFVAVRSAPQAGRDFGFFSPFLQPQPQEGTGSGFVLDQDGLILTNYHVIEGADQITVRFHNDPKSYPARVVGRAEPLDLALIRVQAPREKLKPMRLADSDQVRVGQKAIAMGNPFGLEFTVTEGIVSAIRRNPNDGSGDGKGAFVPTVIQTDAAINPGNSGGPLLNSRGEVIGINTFIYSTTGAFGSAQSAGIGFAIPINLAKQYLADLKAGKDITAEEILRSRPRLGVTLSLLSMSEYPENIRRQNRLPDTGLMIQQVERGSPAERAGLRAATRTVQLQLRTGQVIELGVNGDILLEADGNPINNINDLRAVLLSKKPGEAVNLKVWRDGQTRDVRVVPQVIR